AGGGTGACGGTGGTTCCCTCACCCAGCACGCTCTCGATGGTGACGCTGCCGCCATGCATCTGCGCCAGCTTCTGCGAAATGGCGAGGCCCAATCCGGTCCCCTCGCGCTTGTGGCGGAAATCGGCGCCCGAGCCCTGGAAGAACGGCTCGAAGATGCGCGCCAGCGTCTCCGGCCCCATGCCGATGCCCTGGTCGCTGACCGCGATGACGATCCCTGCACCCGGACTGAGGCGCACCCGCACCCGCACCACACCCTGTGGCCTGCTGAACTTCACGGCATTGGAAATGAGGTTGATGAGGATCTGGCGGATGCTGCGCTGGTCGGCATGGATGCCGACACCGGTCACCGGATTGTCGACCTCGATCGTGACCGCGAATTTTGCTGCCTCCCGGTCGTTGAGCCGGACCGAGGCGTTGATCAGCGGCGCAAGCTCGCCCAGTTCCTCGTTGAGCTCGAAGCGTCCGGCCTCGATCTTCGACATGTCGAGAATGTCGTTGATGAGGGTGAGGAGGTGCTGGCCCGAGGCGGCGATATCCTCGATATACTCGCGCTGCTTCGCGGTGAGCGGGCCGAAGGCTTCGGCGTTCAGCACCTCGGCAAAGCCGATGATCGAGTTCATCGGCGTTCTGAGCTCGTGGCTCATCGAGGCGAGGAAGCTCGATTTGGCGCGGTTGGCCTGTTCGGCATTGTTGCGCGCTTCCTGCAATTCATGCTCGCGCTCGGCCAGCGCGATCTCGCGGCTTTTCAGGACCGTGACGTCGGTCATCATGCCGCGGAGTTCCAGCGAGCCGTCGGATTTGCGGTCGATGCGGAACAGGTCGCGGATCCAGATCGTCGAGCCGTCGCGGTGAATGAGGCGGTATTCCCACTCGTAATCCTGCTCCAGGCTGAGGTCGCGCGCGGTGATCTGCTCCATGCGCTTGCGGTCCTGCGGCGCCATGAAGCTGAACCAGGCCTTGGGCTTGCTCCACTCGGCGACCGAATAGCCGGTCATCGCCTCGATTCGGTCGCTGATATAGCTGTAGGTGATGAATTCCGGCCCGGGCATCGCATAGGGCGAGACCTTGGTGTTGTCGATGAGGATGCGCAGGCGCGATTCATTGGCGGCGATGCGGTCCTGTTGCCGGTCATGCTCGGCCCGTGCGATGGCGACCGCCACCAGCCCCAGCTGGCACGCCAGCACGAACAGGACGAGCGCGGCATGGTCGTGCGCCGGGGCGATATGCTGGAACAGCGTGACGCCCTGGCTGGCCCCGCTCATCATGATGAAGGCGAAGATCATGGCGGCATAGCTCGCCCCCCGCCGGCCATAACGGGTGAGGGCATAGAAGGCGAGCGGCAAAGCGAGGAGCGAGAAGAACACCAGCGGGCCGATCCAGCTCGCGGGTGGCGCCAGGGTCAGCCACAACAGCAGCAGGGCGGCGCCCCCGACCCAGGCCAGTTCCGCGCGGTGCGGTCGGCGGCCCTGGGACTGGGTCGTCCAGACCAGCATGAAGGGGCAGGCTGCCAGCAGGGCGACACCATTGCCGGCCAGCATCACGGCGAAGGCGGGCAGCAGCTGCCCGGCGGCGACGGCACCGGTCAGCAGGGCGACGAGCAGGCTGGCGGCGGCGAGTGCCGCCGGCCCGATGACGCCCGCCACCAGCGCCAATTGCCACAGATCGGCCTGCTGGCGCAGGCGGAGGTCGACCGGCGCCCGGCGCCAGAGCATGAGATAGACGAGGGCCGCCCCGGCAGTATCGCCCAGGGCGGCGAGCAGGGCCGCCGGCAGCGAGGCCTGCAGCAGGAGCTGGGCAAGAAGGGCCACGGCGAACAGGGCCGGCAGGGCGCGCCAGCCGAGCAGCAGCAGGGGGCCGAGCAGGAAGGCGGGCGCTGCCCACAACACCGGCACCAGGCCCGGCCAGCAGGCGGCGACGTCATAGCCAATGCGATAGGCAAAGACAGCACTGACCAACGCCAGCAGCACCACATAGGGGCGCTGGGTCGGATCAATCGTCTGCCAGGATCTGCCGCCGCTTTTCTTCATCCAATCCCGATCCACGCTGAGGTCCCAATCCCGAATTGGGGCCATGCTGCCAATGCCGGCCGGACGACTCAAGCGATTAAGTGTTTTCGTCATCACCTTACAGATGTAGGTGTGCGCCGGCTGGGCCAATCGGGCGATTTTCCCGGATTCAGGGGCCGGAAAGGGGGTTTTTCAGGCCTGGCCCAGATAACGCCGCTCGAGATGCCGGCGGAAGATACCGGCATCGAGGGGCTGGCCGGTCGCCGCCTTGACGATCTCCGGCGTGGTGCGGCTGGAGCCCCGCTCATGGACATGCTGGCGCAGCCAGCCGATCAGCGGGCTGAAATCGCCCTGTTCGATGGCGCCGGGGATTTCGGGCACATCGCGCAAGGCGGCATCGAAGAACTGGGCGGCACTCATGGCACCCAGGCTGTAGCAGGGGAAATAGCCAAAGGCGCCGTCGAACCAGTGAATATCCTGCAGGCACCCCTCGCGGTCATTGGTGACGGTGAGGCCGAGCAGTTCCTTCATGCCGGCATTCCACGCCTCGGGCAGGTCCTTCAGCTGAAGATCGCCGCTGATCAGCGCCTGTTCCAGCCGGTAGCGTAGGATGACATGGGCGGGATAGGTCACCTCATCGGCCGAGACGCGGATGAAGCCGGGCTCGACCCGGGTATAGAAGCGGGCAAGGTTGCCGGGCTCGAAGGCGGCCTCATTGCCGGGATAGACCTCATTGAGAATGGGTGAGAGGAACCGGCAGAAGGCAGGGCTGCGCGCCGCCTGCATCTCGACGATGAGCGACTGGCTCTCGTGGAGTGCCATGCCGCGCGCCTGGCCCACGGGCTGGCGGCGCCATGCCTTGGGCAGGCCGCGCTCATACATGGCATGGCCCGTCTCATGCACCACACCCATCAGCGCATCGGCGAACTGGTCCTCGTTATAGCGAGTGGTGATGCGCACATCGTCGGGGGTCCCGCCGCAGAACGGGTGCAGCGACGTATCCAGCCGGCCATGGTTGAAGTCGAACCCGATGGCGGCCATCAGCCGCTCGCCCAGCGCCTTCTGCGAGGCGATGCTGAACGGCCCTTTGGGCACAATGGCCGGCCCCTGCTGCTTCTGCCGCTCCAGCACTTGTCCCAGGAATTCCGGCAGGAACGCCGCGTAATCGTCGAACACCGGCGTGATGTCGGCGGCCCGTGCGCCGGGCTCATATTCATCCATCAACGCGTCATAGGGGCTGAGGCCGAGCTTCGCGGCCTTGGCCTGCGCACTTTCGCGGGTGAGGTCGAGCAGCGCCTGGAGCTGTGGCAGCACCAGGGCGAAATCGCCCTTGGGCCGCGCCGCGCGCCAGGTCTTTTCGCAGGCGGCCCGCGCCCGTGTGATGGCCTCGACCAAATCCGGCCGCAAGGCGGTGGCATGGCCGTGGATGCGCTTCATTTCATGAAGGTTGGCGCGCTGCCATTCGTCGAGCCCCGCCTCGCCGGCAAGCTCCAGCAGGTCGGCCATCTCGGGGGCCGTCAGCATCTCATGGCCGATGACGTTGAGAGTTGCCAATTGCTCGGCGCGCGACTCATGCCCGCCCTCGGGCATCACCGCCGCCATGTCCCAATGCAGCATGCCGGTGGCCTCGCTGATGGCCCCCATGCGCGCAAAGCGCTGTTCCAGCTGGCGATAGGCGTTCGAACTCATGCGGCCTGATCCTCTTCCGGCGCGGTGGTGGCGGGCGTTGCAGCGGGCTGCAGGTGGAACATCAAATAGATGACGATGAGGGCGATCGCGAGCGCTCCCCAGGTGACGGCATAGGTCAAATGATCGTTGGGCAGGTTG
This Rhodospirillaceae bacterium DNA region includes the following protein-coding sequences:
- a CDS encoding PAS domain-containing protein; the protein is MKKSGGRSWQTIDPTQRPYVVLLALVSAVFAYRIGYDVAACWPGLVPVLWAAPAFLLGPLLLLGWRALPALFAVALLAQLLLQASLPAALLAALGDTAGAALVYLMLWRRAPVDLRLRQQADLWQLALVAGVIGPAALAAASLLVALLTGAVAAGQLLPAFAVMLAGNGVALLAACPFMLVWTTQSQGRRPHRAELAWVGGAALLLLWLTLAPPASWIGPLVFFSLLALPLAFYALTRYGRRGASYAAMIFAFIMMSGASQGVTLFQHIAPAHDHAALVLFVLACQLGLVAVAIARAEHDRQQDRIAANESRLRILIDNTKVSPYAMPGPEFITYSYISDRIEAMTGYSVAEWSKPKAWFSFMAPQDRKRMEQITARDLSLEQDYEWEYRLIHRDGSTIWIRDLFRIDRKSDGSLELRGMMTDVTVLKSREIALAEREHELQEARNNAEQANRAKSSFLASMSHELRTPMNSIIGFAEVLNAEAFGPLTAKQREYIEDIAASGQHLLTLINDILDMSKIEAGRFELNEELGELAPLINASVRLNDREAAKFAVTIEVDNPVTGVGIHADQRSIRQILINLISNAVKFSRPQGVVRVRVRLSPGAGIVIAVSDQGIGMGPETLARIFEPFFQGSGADFRHKREGTGLGLAISQKLAQMHGGSVTIESVLGEGTTVTLYLPEERLQAIAQAPALQATR
- a CDS encoding carboxypeptidase M32; the encoded protein is MSSNAYRQLEQRFARMGAISEATGMLHWDMAAVMPEGGHESRAEQLATLNVIGHEMLTAPEMADLLELAGEAGLDEWQRANLHEMKRIHGHATALRPDLVEAITRARAACEKTWRAARPKGDFALVLPQLQALLDLTRESAQAKAAKLGLSPYDALMDEYEPGARAADITPVFDDYAAFLPEFLGQVLERQKQQGPAIVPKGPFSIASQKALGERLMAAIGFDFNHGRLDTSLHPFCGGTPDDVRITTRYNEDQFADALMGVVHETGHAMYERGLPKAWRRQPVGQARGMALHESQSLIVEMQAARSPAFCRFLSPILNEVYPGNEAAFEPGNLARFYTRVEPGFIRVSADEVTYPAHVILRYRLEQALISGDLQLKDLPEAWNAGMKELLGLTVTNDREGCLQDIHWFDGAFGYFPCYSLGAMSAAQFFDAALRDVPEIPGAIEQGDFSPLIGWLRQHVHERGSSRTTPEIVKAATGQPLDAGIFRRHLERRYLGQA